One genomic segment of Epinephelus fuscoguttatus linkage group LG19, E.fuscoguttatus.final_Chr_v1 includes these proteins:
- the elavl3 gene encoding ELAV-like protein 3 isoform X10, whose product MVTIISTMETQVSNGPSGTSLPNGPVISTNGSTDDSKTNLIVNYLPQNMTQEEFKSLFGSIGEIESCKLVRDKITGQSLGYGFVNYVDPNDADKAINTLNGLKLQTKTIKVSYARPSSASIRDANLYVSGLPKTMSQKDMEQLFSQYGRIITSRILVDQVTAGISRGVGFIRFDKRNEAEEAIKGLNGQKPLGAAEPITVKFANNPSQKTGQALLTQLYQTAARRYTGPLHHQTQRFRLDNLLNASYGVKRFSPITIDSMTSLAGVNLTGPTGAGWCIFVYNLSPEADESVLWQLFGPFGAVTNVKVIRDFTTNKCKGFGFVTMTNYDEAAMAIASLNGYRLGDRVLQVSFKTSKQHKA is encoded by the exons ATGGTTACT ATAATCAGCACCATGGAAACCCAGGTGTCCAACGGTCCAAGCGGAACCAGTCTGCCTAACGGCCCAGTCATTAGCACCAATGGCTCCACAGACGACAGCAAAACCAACCTGATCGTCAACTATCTGCCTCAGAACATGACCCAGGAAGAGTTCAAAAGTTTGTTCGGTAGCATCGGAGAGATTGAGTCCTGCAAGCTAGTCAGAGACAAGATAACAG GTCAGAGTTTGGGATATGGCTTTGTAAACTATGTGGATCCAAATGATGCAGATAAGGCCATCAACACACTCAATGGTCTCAAACTGCAGACTAAAACAATCAAG GTATCATACGCTCGGCCAAGCTCGGCCTCTATTCGTGATGCCAACCTTTACGTGAGTGGACTTCCCAAAACCATGAGCCAGAAGGACATGGAGCAGCTGTTCTCCCAATACGGTCGCATTATCACATCCCGTATACTAGTGGACCAAGTCACAG CAGGCATATCACGAGGAGTGGGCTTCatccggtttgacaagcgaAACGAAGCAGAGGAGGCCATCAAAGGTCTGAACGGACAGAAGCCTTTGGGTGCCGCCGAGCCCATCACTGTCAAGTTCGCCAACAACCCCAGCCAGAAGACAGGCCAGGCCTTACTGACTCAGCTGTACCAGACCGCTGCCCGCCGCTACACGGGGCCGCTGCACCACCAGACTCAGCGTTTCAG ACTCGACAATTTACTAAACGCCAGCTACGGAGTCAAGAG ATTCTCCCCTATCACCATCGACAGCATGACCAGCCTGGCCGGGGTCAACCTCACTGGTCCAACTGGAGCCGGCTGGTGCATCTTTGTGTACAACCTGTCCCCAGAGGCGGATGAGAGCGTCCTGTGGCAGCTCTTCGGGCCTTTCGGTGCCGTCACCAACGTCAAGGTCATCCGTGACTTCACCACCAACAAATGTAAGGGCTTTGGCTTTGTCACTATGACCAACTACGACGAAGCCGCCATGGCTATTGCTAGCCTTAACGGCTACCGCCTGGGTGACCGCGTGCTGCAGGTTTCCTTCAAGACCAGCAAGCAGCACAAGgcctga
- the elavl3 gene encoding ELAV-like protein 3 isoform X4 has translation MVTQIISTMETQVSNGPSGTSLPNGPVISTNGSTDDSKTNLIVNYLPQNMTQEEFKSLFGSIGEIESCKLVRDKITGQSLGYGFVNYVDPNDADKAINTLNGLKLQTKTIKVSYARPSSASIRDANLYVSGLPKTMSQKDMEQLFSQYGRIITSRILVDQVTAGISRGVGFIRFDKRNEAEEAIKGLNGQKPLGAAEPITVKFANNPSQKTGQALLTQLYQTAARRYTGPLHHQTQRFSMIPSLGKGPDPNNSSKPILDNLLNASYGVKRFSPITIDSMTSLAGVNLTGPTGAGWCIFVYNLSPEADESVLWQLFGPFGAVTNVKVIRDFTTNKCKGFGFVTMTNYDEAAMAIASLNGYRLGDRVLQVSFKTSKQHKA, from the exons ATGGTTACT CAGATAATCAGCACCATGGAAACCCAGGTGTCCAACGGTCCAAGCGGAACCAGTCTGCCTAACGGCCCAGTCATTAGCACCAATGGCTCCACAGACGACAGCAAAACCAACCTGATCGTCAACTATCTGCCTCAGAACATGACCCAGGAAGAGTTCAAAAGTTTGTTCGGTAGCATCGGAGAGATTGAGTCCTGCAAGCTAGTCAGAGACAAGATAACAG GTCAGAGTTTGGGATATGGCTTTGTAAACTATGTGGATCCAAATGATGCAGATAAGGCCATCAACACACTCAATGGTCTCAAACTGCAGACTAAAACAATCAAG GTATCATACGCTCGGCCAAGCTCGGCCTCTATTCGTGATGCCAACCTTTACGTGAGTGGACTTCCCAAAACCATGAGCCAGAAGGACATGGAGCAGCTGTTCTCCCAATACGGTCGCATTATCACATCCCGTATACTAGTGGACCAAGTCACAG CAGGCATATCACGAGGAGTGGGCTTCatccggtttgacaagcgaAACGAAGCAGAGGAGGCCATCAAAGGTCTGAACGGACAGAAGCCTTTGGGTGCCGCCGAGCCCATCACTGTCAAGTTCGCCAACAACCCCAGCCAGAAGACAGGCCAGGCCTTACTGACTCAGCTGTACCAGACCGCTGCCCGCCGCTACACGGGGCCGCTGCACCACCAGACTCAGCGTTTCAG CATGATCCCTTCACTTGGAAAGGGACCAGATCCAAATAACAGCTCAAAACCAAT ACTCGACAATTTACTAAACGCCAGCTACGGAGTCAAGAG ATTCTCCCCTATCACCATCGACAGCATGACCAGCCTGGCCGGGGTCAACCTCACTGGTCCAACTGGAGCCGGCTGGTGCATCTTTGTGTACAACCTGTCCCCAGAGGCGGATGAGAGCGTCCTGTGGCAGCTCTTCGGGCCTTTCGGTGCCGTCACCAACGTCAAGGTCATCCGTGACTTCACCACCAACAAATGTAAGGGCTTTGGCTTTGTCACTATGACCAACTACGACGAAGCCGCCATGGCTATTGCTAGCCTTAACGGCTACCGCCTGGGTGACCGCGTGCTGCAGGTTTCCTTCAAGACCAGCAAGCAGCACAAGgcctga
- the elavl3 gene encoding ELAV-like protein 3 isoform X1, which translates to MVTQIISTMETQVSNGPSGTSLPNGPVISTNGSTDDSKTNLIVNYLPQNMTQEEFKSLFGSIGEIESCKLVRDKITGQSLGYGFVNYVDPNDADKAINTLNGLKLQTKTIKVSYARPSSASIRDANLYVSGLPKTMSQKDMEQLFSQYGRIITSRILVDQVTAGISRGVGFIRFDKRNEAEEAIKGLNGQKPLGAAEPITVKFANNPSQKTGQALLTQLYQTAARRYTGPLHHQTQRFSMIPSLGKGPDPNNSSKPILDNLLNASYGVKSSPTLFPRFSPITIDSMTSLAGVNLTGPTGAGWCIFVYNLSPEADESVLWQLFGPFGAVTNVKVIRDFTTNKCKGFGFVTMTNYDEAAMAIASLNGYRLGDRVLQVSFKTSKQHKA; encoded by the exons ATGGTTACT CAGATAATCAGCACCATGGAAACCCAGGTGTCCAACGGTCCAAGCGGAACCAGTCTGCCTAACGGCCCAGTCATTAGCACCAATGGCTCCACAGACGACAGCAAAACCAACCTGATCGTCAACTATCTGCCTCAGAACATGACCCAGGAAGAGTTCAAAAGTTTGTTCGGTAGCATCGGAGAGATTGAGTCCTGCAAGCTAGTCAGAGACAAGATAACAG GTCAGAGTTTGGGATATGGCTTTGTAAACTATGTGGATCCAAATGATGCAGATAAGGCCATCAACACACTCAATGGTCTCAAACTGCAGACTAAAACAATCAAG GTATCATACGCTCGGCCAAGCTCGGCCTCTATTCGTGATGCCAACCTTTACGTGAGTGGACTTCCCAAAACCATGAGCCAGAAGGACATGGAGCAGCTGTTCTCCCAATACGGTCGCATTATCACATCCCGTATACTAGTGGACCAAGTCACAG CAGGCATATCACGAGGAGTGGGCTTCatccggtttgacaagcgaAACGAAGCAGAGGAGGCCATCAAAGGTCTGAACGGACAGAAGCCTTTGGGTGCCGCCGAGCCCATCACTGTCAAGTTCGCCAACAACCCCAGCCAGAAGACAGGCCAGGCCTTACTGACTCAGCTGTACCAGACCGCTGCCCGCCGCTACACGGGGCCGCTGCACCACCAGACTCAGCGTTTCAG CATGATCCCTTCACTTGGAAAGGGACCAGATCCAAATAACAGCTCAAAACCAAT ACTCGACAATTTACTAAACGCCAGCTACGGAGTCAAGAG CTCTCCCACTCTCTTCCCCAGATTCTCCCCTATCACCATCGACAGCATGACCAGCCTGGCCGGGGTCAACCTCACTGGTCCAACTGGAGCCGGCTGGTGCATCTTTGTGTACAACCTGTCCCCAGAGGCGGATGAGAGCGTCCTGTGGCAGCTCTTCGGGCCTTTCGGTGCCGTCACCAACGTCAAGGTCATCCGTGACTTCACCACCAACAAATGTAAGGGCTTTGGCTTTGTCACTATGACCAACTACGACGAAGCCGCCATGGCTATTGCTAGCCTTAACGGCTACCGCCTGGGTGACCGCGTGCTGCAGGTTTCCTTCAAGACCAGCAAGCAGCACAAGgcctga
- the elavl3 gene encoding ELAV-like protein 3 isoform X5 produces the protein MVTQIISTMETQVSNGPSGTSLPNGPVISTNGSTDDSKTNLIVNYLPQNMTQEEFKSLFGSIGEIESCKLVRDKITGQSLGYGFVNYVDPNDADKAINTLNGLKLQTKTIKVSYARPSSASIRDANLYVSGLPKTMSQKDMEQLFSQYGRIITSRILVDQVTAGISRGVGFIRFDKRNEAEEAIKGLNGQKPLGAAEPITVKFANNPSQKTGQALLTQLYQTAARRYTGPLHHQTQRFRLDNLLNASYGVKSSPTLFPRFSPITIDSMTSLAGVNLTGPTGAGWCIFVYNLSPEADESVLWQLFGPFGAVTNVKVIRDFTTNKCKGFGFVTMTNYDEAAMAIASLNGYRLGDRVLQVSFKTSKQHKA, from the exons ATGGTTACT CAGATAATCAGCACCATGGAAACCCAGGTGTCCAACGGTCCAAGCGGAACCAGTCTGCCTAACGGCCCAGTCATTAGCACCAATGGCTCCACAGACGACAGCAAAACCAACCTGATCGTCAACTATCTGCCTCAGAACATGACCCAGGAAGAGTTCAAAAGTTTGTTCGGTAGCATCGGAGAGATTGAGTCCTGCAAGCTAGTCAGAGACAAGATAACAG GTCAGAGTTTGGGATATGGCTTTGTAAACTATGTGGATCCAAATGATGCAGATAAGGCCATCAACACACTCAATGGTCTCAAACTGCAGACTAAAACAATCAAG GTATCATACGCTCGGCCAAGCTCGGCCTCTATTCGTGATGCCAACCTTTACGTGAGTGGACTTCCCAAAACCATGAGCCAGAAGGACATGGAGCAGCTGTTCTCCCAATACGGTCGCATTATCACATCCCGTATACTAGTGGACCAAGTCACAG CAGGCATATCACGAGGAGTGGGCTTCatccggtttgacaagcgaAACGAAGCAGAGGAGGCCATCAAAGGTCTGAACGGACAGAAGCCTTTGGGTGCCGCCGAGCCCATCACTGTCAAGTTCGCCAACAACCCCAGCCAGAAGACAGGCCAGGCCTTACTGACTCAGCTGTACCAGACCGCTGCCCGCCGCTACACGGGGCCGCTGCACCACCAGACTCAGCGTTTCAG ACTCGACAATTTACTAAACGCCAGCTACGGAGTCAAGAG CTCTCCCACTCTCTTCCCCAGATTCTCCCCTATCACCATCGACAGCATGACCAGCCTGGCCGGGGTCAACCTCACTGGTCCAACTGGAGCCGGCTGGTGCATCTTTGTGTACAACCTGTCCCCAGAGGCGGATGAGAGCGTCCTGTGGCAGCTCTTCGGGCCTTTCGGTGCCGTCACCAACGTCAAGGTCATCCGTGACTTCACCACCAACAAATGTAAGGGCTTTGGCTTTGTCACTATGACCAACTACGACGAAGCCGCCATGGCTATTGCTAGCCTTAACGGCTACCGCCTGGGTGACCGCGTGCTGCAGGTTTCCTTCAAGACCAGCAAGCAGCACAAGgcctga
- the elavl3 gene encoding ELAV-like protein 3 isoform X14: protein MVTIISTMETQVSNGPSGTSLPNGPVISTNGSTDDSKTNLIVNYLPQNMTQEEFKSLFGSIGEIESCKLVRDKITGQSLGYGFVNYVDPNDADKAINTLNGLKLQTKTIKVSYARPSSASIRDANLYVSGLPKTMSQKDMEQLFSQYGRIITSRILVDQVTGISRGVGFIRFDKRNEAEEAIKGLNGQKPLGAAEPITVKFANNPSQKTGQALLTQLYQTAARRYTGPLHHQTQRFRFSPITIDSMTSLAGVNLTGPTGAGWCIFVYNLSPEADESVLWQLFGPFGAVTNVKVIRDFTTNKCKGFGFVTMTNYDEAAMAIASLNGYRLGDRVLQVSFKTSKQHKA from the exons ATGGTTACT ATAATCAGCACCATGGAAACCCAGGTGTCCAACGGTCCAAGCGGAACCAGTCTGCCTAACGGCCCAGTCATTAGCACCAATGGCTCCACAGACGACAGCAAAACCAACCTGATCGTCAACTATCTGCCTCAGAACATGACCCAGGAAGAGTTCAAAAGTTTGTTCGGTAGCATCGGAGAGATTGAGTCCTGCAAGCTAGTCAGAGACAAGATAACAG GTCAGAGTTTGGGATATGGCTTTGTAAACTATGTGGATCCAAATGATGCAGATAAGGCCATCAACACACTCAATGGTCTCAAACTGCAGACTAAAACAATCAAG GTATCATACGCTCGGCCAAGCTCGGCCTCTATTCGTGATGCCAACCTTTACGTGAGTGGACTTCCCAAAACCATGAGCCAGAAGGACATGGAGCAGCTGTTCTCCCAATACGGTCGCATTATCACATCCCGTATACTAGTGGACCAAGTCACAG GCATATCACGAGGAGTGGGCTTCatccggtttgacaagcgaAACGAAGCAGAGGAGGCCATCAAAGGTCTGAACGGACAGAAGCCTTTGGGTGCCGCCGAGCCCATCACTGTCAAGTTCGCCAACAACCCCAGCCAGAAGACAGGCCAGGCCTTACTGACTCAGCTGTACCAGACCGCTGCCCGCCGCTACACGGGGCCGCTGCACCACCAGACTCAGCGTTTCAG ATTCTCCCCTATCACCATCGACAGCATGACCAGCCTGGCCGGGGTCAACCTCACTGGTCCAACTGGAGCCGGCTGGTGCATCTTTGTGTACAACCTGTCCCCAGAGGCGGATGAGAGCGTCCTGTGGCAGCTCTTCGGGCCTTTCGGTGCCGTCACCAACGTCAAGGTCATCCGTGACTTCACCACCAACAAATGTAAGGGCTTTGGCTTTGTCACTATGACCAACTACGACGAAGCCGCCATGGCTATTGCTAGCCTTAACGGCTACCGCCTGGGTGACCGCGTGCTGCAGGTTTCCTTCAAGACCAGCAAGCAGCACAAGgcctga